A window of the Brassica oleracea var. oleracea cultivar TO1000 chromosome C1, BOL, whole genome shotgun sequence genome harbors these coding sequences:
- the LOC106317940 gene encoding uncharacterized protein LOC106317940 codes for MAKNKDDIKYATAQTKQSEDEAIRVRYKHGTPLEGGKIAESEPVELFSSAQGIEKGKDQAASEITGDQTQMHRDVKDVPGTRTDDSIR; via the coding sequence ATGGCAAAGAACAAGGACGACATAAAGTATGCGACCGCTCAAACGAAGCAATCGGAAGACGAGGCGATTCGAGTGAGATACAAACATGGGACACCACTGGAAGGAGGCAAGATCGCAGAGTCTGAGCCTGTAGAGCTGTTCTCAAGCGCTCAAGGCATCGAAAAGGGAAAGGATCAGGCAGCGTCTGAAATCACTGGAGATCAGACACAGATGCACCGCGACGTTAAAGACGTCCCCGGAACACGTACTGACGATAGTATTCGTTAA
- the LOC106339939 gene encoding uncharacterized protein LOC106339939, producing the protein MHKPEVSRQLAKWAVELGEYDVIFRPATTIKSHVLADFVAEFSPALLPALEQEIRLRNGVEEEGEWTFHVDGSSNVRGAGVGIVLTSSTGNTASRAVRFAQRLIKKFKSCKLTQIPREQNSQADALANLGSTLETHTQMSIPFLVLQWPATLVEPSNEEVSAIEEEETWMTPLVRYLEDDKLPEDRNESRKIKKKAPKYCLSKGNLYRRSFSGPYMRCVTLREAARFLVELHEGDCGSHSSGRSLVLRAKRARYYWPTMAEDTNQKARLCDKCQRHAPVSKLPLENLMSISSPWPFRKWSMDIVGKFPMAPGQKVFLLIVTDYFSKWVEAEVLSKITDLQIRKFIWKHVITWFGVPEKIITDNDPQFTSHNFKEFCKDWGIRLSFATPRHPQSNGQAESTNKIVIDGSYNELNNKFSHLASTVKNLENQFASMNTHQTRQQGSLPGKSDQNPKEAKAITLRSGKQLLPKTLTRDAEKLGEEVAIKLVKKQTSELLRGSVHELEEKKNNKPTCRDSILIWKINRKGQNTNHGQLDPFVLMTGPTLMVIDWESEHRLWQPTTSRSNQDSST; encoded by the exons ATGCACAAGCCTGAGGTTTCCAGACAACTGGCAAAATGGGCAGTCGAACTTGGGGAATACGACGTGATCTTCAGGCCAGCCACGACGATTAAATCCCATGTCCTTGCAGATTTTGTAGCCGAATTCTCTCCAGCTCTGCTCCCGGCTCTCGAACAGGAGATACGTCTCCGGAACGGGGTAGAAGAAGAGGGAGAATGGACCTTCCATGTTGACGGCTCCAGTAATGTTCGAGGGGCAGGAGTAGGGATCGTGCTCACATCTTCAACAGGGAACACGGCCTCGAGAGCCGTAAGAT TCGCGCAGCGTCTCATCAAGAAGTTCAAAAGCTGTAAACTCACTCAGATTCCCAGAGAACAGAATTCGCAAGCCGACGCTTTGGCTAACCTAGGGTCCACCCTTGAGACGCACACCCAGATGAGTATCCCTTTTCTGGTACTCCAATGGCCGGCCACCCTAGTAGAGCCATCGAACGAGGAGGTCTCCGCCATTGAAGAGGAAGAAACATGGATGACTCCTTTAGTCCGATATCTAGAGGATGACAAACTCCCAGAAGATCGCAATGAGAGCAGGAAAATTAAGAAGAAAGCCCCTAAATACTGCCTCTCTAAGGGAAACCTATACCGCAGGTCATTCTCTGGCCCATACATGAGATGCGTCACACTCCGTGAAGCAGCTAGGTTCCTGGTGGAACTACACGAGGGAGATTGTGGGTCTCACTCCAGCGGAAGAAGCCTAGTATTGAGAGCAAAAAGAGCAAGATACTACTGGCCCACGATGGCTGAGGATACCAATCAAAAGGCTAGACTCTGCGACAAATGCCAAAGACACGCTCCAGTTTCTAAACTACCTCTAGAGAATCTCATGTCCATAAGCTCACCCTGGCCTTTCAGGAAATGGAGCATGGATATAGTGGGGAAATTTCCCATGGCGCCGGGGCAGAAGGTCTTCCTCCTAATAGTAACAGACTATTTTTCAAAGTGGGTCGAAGCAGAAGTACTCAGCAAGATAACCGACCTCCAAATCAGAAAATTTATATGGAAGCACGTGATCACGTGGTTCGGGGTCCCAGAGAAAATTATTACAGACAACGACCCTCAGTTTACAAGCCACAATTTCAAGGAGTTCTGCAAAGACTGGGGCATAAGACTCTCCTTCGCTACACCTCGACACCCTCAATCTAATGGCCAAGCGGAATCCACAAACAAGATTGTG ATTGATGGGAGCTACAATGAGCTCAACAACAAGTTCTCACATCTTGCTTCTACAGTCAAGAATTTAGAGAATCAGTTTGCTTCCATGAACACTCACCAGACTCGCCAGCAAGGATCTCTGCCTGGAAAATCTGACCAAAACCCCAAGGAGGCCAAAGCTATCACCCTTAGGAGTGGTAAGCAGTTACTTCCTAAAACCCTCACCAGGGATGCTGAGAAACTAGGTGAGGAGGTGGCCATCAAGTTAGTGAAGAAA CAGACATCAGAGCTTTTGAGAGGGAGTGTGCATGAGCTAGAAGAGAAGAAGAACAACAAGCCCACTTGCAGAGATTCGATATTGATATGGAAGATCAACCGCAAGGGGCAGAACACCAACCATGGGCAGCTCGACCCATTTGTACTTATGACAGGCCCAACATTAATGGTCATAGACTGGGAATCCGAGCACCGGCTGTGGCAGCCAACAACTTCGAGATCAAATCAAGACTCCTCAACGTGA
- the LOC106317930 gene encoding uncharacterized protein LOC106317930, with protein sequence MMKKMRMMMLLRRCKSVSTQLGRSYSYTSLRSQSARRDPQDHLHDIGQSGPTTPSLYQTVLVGRTKKPYLISKQHLKHPLLNALVEKQQMYDEDDGNEDGSCVITVKCEVVLFDHLLWMLENGDQGHILESLDDFAHLYLSP encoded by the coding sequence ATGATGAAGAAGATGAGAATGATGATGCTGTTAAGGAGATGCAAGAGCGTGTCCACACAACTAGGTCGTTCATACTCCTACACAAGCCTCAGATCCCAATCCGCAAGAAGAGATCCACAAGACCATCTCCATGACATCGGCCAAAGCGGCCCTACTACACCATCTTTGTACCAGACAGTGTTGGTAGGACGTACCAAGAAACCTTACTTGATCAGTAAGCAACACCTGAAGCACCCTCTACTCAACGCTCTTGTGGAGAAGCAACAGATGTACGACGAAGATGATGGTAATGAAGATGGAAGCTGTGTAATTACGGTGAAATGTGAAGTTGTTTTGTTTGACCATCTCCTTTGGATGCTAGAAAACGGAGACCAAGGGCACATACTTGAATCTTTAGATGACTTTGCACATCTCTATCTCTCCCCTTGA